The following are encoded in a window of Mustela nigripes isolate SB6536 chromosome 3, MUSNIG.SB6536, whole genome shotgun sequence genomic DNA:
- the ING5 gene encoding inhibitor of growth protein 5 isoform X1, with protein MATAMYLEHYLDSIENLPCELQRNFQLMRELDQRTEDKKAEIDILAAEYISTVKTLSPDQRVEHLQKIQSAYSKCKEYSDDKVQLAMQTYEMVDKHIRRLDADLARFEADLKDKMEGSDFEGSGGRGLKKGRGQKEKRGSRGRGRRTSEEDTPKKKKHKGGSEFTDTILSVHPSDVLDMPVDPNEPTYCLCHQVSYGEMIGCDNPDCPIEWFHFACVDLTTKPKGKWFCPRCVQERRKKK; from the exons ATGGCGACCGCCATGTACTTGGAGCACTACCTGGACA GCATCGAGAACCTTCCATGTGAGCTTCAGAGGAACTTCCAGCTCATGCGAGAGCTGGACCAGAGGACAGAAG ATAAGAAAGCCGAGATTGACATCCTGGCCGCAGAGTACATATCCACGGTGAAGACCCTTTCTCCAGACCAGCGTGTGGAGCACCTGCAGAAGATCCAGAGTGCCTACAGCAAGTGCAAGGAGTACAGTGACGATAAGGTGCAGCTGGCCATGCAGACCTACGAGATG GTGGATAAACACATCCGAAGGCTTGATGCAGACCTGGCACGCTTCGAAGCGGATCTGAAGGACAAGATGGAGGGCAGTGACTTTGAAGGCTCCGGAGGACGAGGGTTAAAAA AAGGTCGgggtcagaaagaaaaaagaggctcCCGGGGTCGTGGCAGGAGGACCTCAGAGGAAGATactccaaagaaaaagaagcataaagGAGG GTCTGAGTTCACCGACACCATCCTGTCCGTGCACCCCTCTGATGTGCTGGACATGCCTGTGGACCCAAATGAGCCCACGTACTGCCTGTGCCACCAGGTGTCCTATGGGGAGATGATAGGCTGCGACAACCCAGAC TGTCCTATTGAGTGGTTTCACTTCGCCTGCGTGGATCTGACCACAAAACCCAAAGGAAAATG GTTCTGTCCACGGTGCGttcaggaaaggaggaagaagaagtaa
- the ING5 gene encoding inhibitor of growth protein 5 isoform X2, which produces MATAMYLEHYLDSIENLPCELQRNFQLMRELDQRTEDKKAEIDILAAEYISTVKTLSPDQRVEHLQKIQSAYSKCKEYSDDKVQLAMQTYEMVDKHIRRLDADLARFEADLKDKMEGSDFEGSGGRGLKSRGQKEKRGSRGRGRRTSEEDTPKKKKHKGGSEFTDTILSVHPSDVLDMPVDPNEPTYCLCHQVSYGEMIGCDNPDCPIEWFHFACVDLTTKPKGKWFCPRCVQERRKKK; this is translated from the exons ATGGCGACCGCCATGTACTTGGAGCACTACCTGGACA GCATCGAGAACCTTCCATGTGAGCTTCAGAGGAACTTCCAGCTCATGCGAGAGCTGGACCAGAGGACAGAAG ATAAGAAAGCCGAGATTGACATCCTGGCCGCAGAGTACATATCCACGGTGAAGACCCTTTCTCCAGACCAGCGTGTGGAGCACCTGCAGAAGATCCAGAGTGCCTACAGCAAGTGCAAGGAGTACAGTGACGATAAGGTGCAGCTGGCCATGCAGACCTACGAGATG GTGGATAAACACATCCGAAGGCTTGATGCAGACCTGGCACGCTTCGAAGCGGATCTGAAGGACAAGATGGAGGGCAGTGACTTTGAAGGCTCCGGAGGACGAGGGTTAAAAA GTCGgggtcagaaagaaaaaagaggctcCCGGGGTCGTGGCAGGAGGACCTCAGAGGAAGATactccaaagaaaaagaagcataaagGAGG GTCTGAGTTCACCGACACCATCCTGTCCGTGCACCCCTCTGATGTGCTGGACATGCCTGTGGACCCAAATGAGCCCACGTACTGCCTGTGCCACCAGGTGTCCTATGGGGAGATGATAGGCTGCGACAACCCAGAC TGTCCTATTGAGTGGTTTCACTTCGCCTGCGTGGATCTGACCACAAAACCCAAAGGAAAATG GTTCTGTCCACGGTGCGttcaggaaaggaggaagaagaagtaa